The following are from one region of the Aquirufa lenticrescens genome:
- a CDS encoding PglD-related sugar-binding protein, translating to MTSLPVIIIGVNPFGLEAAHIFQKNDVVIYGFLDDDPKKKDTSIGEIPVLGTADDESYFKLIGKNCGVFVALENPTERKKMIELILEEREVKPVNAIHPTANIADVKSLAYGVFIGSGAQILPETKLGDHVIIGSGAIVETGAQIADFASIGAGSVIGKEAIIENNAYVGIHSTIVGSVKVGKSATVGAGSVVIENVAASKRVFGNPAKAL from the coding sequence ATGACTTCATTACCTGTAATTATCATTGGCGTAAATCCTTTTGGCTTAGAAGCTGCACACATTTTCCAAAAAAACGACGTCGTTATCTACGGATTCTTAGATGACGATCCTAAGAAAAAGGATACCAGCATTGGCGAAATTCCCGTTTTAGGAACAGCAGACGATGAGTCTTATTTCAAATTAATTGGTAAAAACTGCGGCGTATTTGTAGCCTTAGAAAACCCAACCGAGCGCAAGAAAATGATCGAATTAATTTTAGAAGAGCGCGAAGTAAAACCCGTAAACGCCATACATCCTACCGCTAATATTGCAGATGTGAAAAGCCTAGCGTACGGTGTATTCATCGGAAGTGGAGCACAGATTTTACCTGAAACAAAGCTGGGGGATCATGTTATCATTGGCTCAGGTGCTATCGTGGAAACGGGTGCACAAATTGCTGATTTTGCTTCCATCGGAGCGGGTTCAGTGATAGGCAAAGAAGCCATCATTGAGAACAATGCTTACGTAGGAATTCACTCAACTATCGTGGGAAGTGTGAAGGTAGGAAAGAGCGCAACAGTAGGAGCGGGGAGTGTGGTAATTGAGAATGTAGCAGCCTCGAAACGTGTCTTCGGAAATCCGGCAAAGGCCCTATAA
- a CDS encoding 3'-5' exonuclease: MDTLKNFKNTLFIDIETSSGVSDFALLSDKMKEFWLRKAKNLINPANISLEEMYFEKAPLYAEFGKIIVVGMGFLFVNKQGEMALKVKTIALADEKTLLTEFIAFVNKTYKSRELTLVAHNGKEFDFPYLCRRMLINGLEIPKSLQLQGKKPWEIIHQDTMEMWKFGDRRSYTSLELLAELMGISGAKADLSGDQVNRVFYKENGLARINEYCLEDVIVVAQLYLRFHFLDLVAPENIVKL; encoded by the coding sequence ATGGATACCTTAAAGAACTTCAAGAATACCCTCTTCATTGATATCGAAACTTCGTCCGGAGTATCCGATTTTGCCCTACTTTCAGATAAAATGAAAGAATTTTGGCTAAGAAAGGCGAAGAATTTGATAAATCCCGCTAATATCAGCCTAGAAGAGATGTATTTCGAAAAGGCGCCATTGTATGCGGAATTTGGGAAGATTATCGTGGTGGGAATGGGCTTTTTGTTCGTTAACAAACAGGGCGAGATGGCCTTAAAAGTGAAGACGATTGCTCTGGCAGACGAAAAAACGCTTCTCACAGAGTTCATAGCGTTCGTAAATAAGACCTATAAGTCGAGAGAATTGACGCTAGTGGCGCATAATGGCAAGGAATTTGACTTTCCGTATTTGTGTAGACGCATGCTCATTAATGGATTGGAAATTCCGAAGTCGTTGCAATTACAAGGCAAAAAACCATGGGAAATTATCCACCAGGATACGATGGAGATGTGGAAGTTTGGCGATAGAAGATCCTATACTTCGCTAGAATTGTTAGCTGAATTGATGGGGATTTCTGGGGCCAAAGCTGATCTTTCTGGAGACCAGGTGAACCGTGTTTTCTACAAGGAAAATGGATTAGCTAGGATCAATGAGTATTGCCTAGAAGATGTCATCGTAGTGGCGCAACTCTATCTACGTTTTCACTTTTTAGATCTAGTTGCGCCAGAAAATATTGTCAAATTATAG
- the lipB gene encoding lipoyl(octanoyl) transferase LipB yields MKQNKEVQFVDLKLIEYKEAWDLQETLLNRIASVKLDNRGLEEDHKVITNNYLLFCQHPHVYTLGKSGDESHLLLQESFLSTIGATYFKTNRGGDITYHGPGQLVGYPILDLENFYTDIHLYLRMLEEAIIKTCEGFGLVAGRIEGLTGVWIDPAQESARKICAMGVKASRWISMHGFALNVNTDLSYFSHIVPCGIATRGVTSLQQELGKEMDFEAVSAIVKGHLNDLFKMELMNVSRETLKA; encoded by the coding sequence ATGAAGCAGAATAAAGAAGTCCAATTTGTTGATTTAAAACTGATAGAATACAAGGAAGCTTGGGATCTCCAGGAGACTTTGTTAAATCGTATAGCGTCGGTTAAATTGGATAATAGAGGCCTTGAGGAGGATCACAAAGTCATCACGAATAATTACCTTTTATTTTGCCAACATCCGCATGTGTATACCCTAGGTAAGAGCGGTGATGAGTCCCATTTGTTGCTGCAAGAATCCTTCTTGTCTACGATAGGTGCAACCTATTTTAAGACAAATAGAGGAGGTGATATTACCTACCACGGACCAGGGCAATTAGTGGGTTACCCTATTCTGGATTTAGAGAATTTCTATACGGATATTCATTTATATCTTCGAATGTTGGAAGAGGCAATCATTAAAACCTGTGAGGGTTTTGGATTAGTTGCCGGGAGAATCGAAGGTTTAACCGGCGTTTGGATTGATCCTGCTCAGGAGAGTGCACGCAAGATTTGTGCCATGGGTGTTAAGGCATCAAGGTGGATTAGCATGCATGGATTTGCATTGAACGTTAATACGGATTTGAGCTATTTCTCTCACATTGTGCCTTGTGGCATTGCGACCCGTGGAGTTACTTCGTTGCAGCAGGAATTAGGTAAGGAAATGGATTTTGAAGCTGTTTCGGCTATTGTCAAAGGGCATTTGAATGATCTATTTAAAATGGAATTAATGAATGTTTCACGTGAAACATTGAAAGCATAA
- a CDS encoding YraN family protein, with protein sequence MAKHITQGKLGEQISVDYLLKNAYSIEARNYRYKRAEIDIVAKKGDLLIFIEVKSLRRNTHGHPEQKITQNKIRLISRAACAYQYQHKWRQEVRFDSISVNFYPQAFKIEHFEDAFS encoded by the coding sequence ATGGCAAAACATATAACACAAGGAAAACTAGGCGAGCAAATTAGTGTAGACTACCTACTAAAAAACGCCTATTCAATCGAAGCAAGAAACTACCGCTACAAACGAGCGGAGATCGACATCGTCGCAAAAAAGGGAGATCTCTTGATCTTCATAGAAGTCAAATCCCTTAGAAGAAATACCCACGGACATCCCGAACAAAAAATCACCCAGAACAAAATAAGGCTCATCAGCAGGGCTGCTTGTGCCTACCAATACCAGCATAAATGGCGCCAAGAAGTCCGATTTGACAGCATTTCGGTGAATTTTTATCCACAAGCCTTCAAAATAGAGCATTTCGAGGATGCTTTTTCGTAA
- the ybeY gene encoding rRNA maturation RNase YbeY: MIQFCSEDITFSLKEKLKHKAWLNEVAKQEGKKILELSYVFCSDEYLLQINQEYLNHDTLTDIVTFDNSEDPKKIEGDIFISIDRVKENGEKLGTSETELERVMVHGLLHLLGYKDKKKEDKALMTEKEDFYIKQY, translated from the coding sequence ATGATTCAATTTTGCTCAGAAGACATAACATTCTCCTTAAAAGAGAAGTTAAAACACAAAGCCTGGTTAAACGAGGTGGCGAAACAAGAAGGGAAAAAGATCCTAGAGTTAAGCTATGTCTTTTGCTCAGACGAATATCTGTTACAGATTAACCAAGAGTATTTGAACCACGACACACTAACGGATATTGTGACTTTTGATAACTCAGAAGACCCGAAGAAAATAGAAGGAGATATCTTTATCTCAATCGATCGTGTGAAAGAAAACGGCGAAAAGCTAGGTACTTCAGAAACAGAATTAGAGCGCGTCATGGTACACGGTTTATTGCACTTACTAGGTTATAAAGACAAGAAGAAAGAGGACAAGGCATTAATGACCGAGAAAGAAGATTTTTACATTAAACAATACTAA